The Methanooceanicella nereidis genome window below encodes:
- a CDS encoding chloride channel protein, protein MAFEFKEESIIQQETDLFIGVLKWILYAAFIGIMVGVSTTIFLKALGWSTQYTHQYNYYFLLLPLAFFSSSWLIKKLASEAEGHGTDKVIEAVHLRSGKINPMVIPVKLVATVLTIAFGGSAGKEGPCAQIGAGLSSLFADIFKFSDEDRKKFVICGISAGFSSVFGTPIAGAIFGVEVLFVGNLLYGVLLPSFIAGMVSFYVTTLLGITYLYSPLPFVPDLSEMFLLKVIVSGVFFGICSLVLIECMNYFKKLSGKINASEHVKALVGGFSLVVLALIFSPMYLGLGMDTVESTVQGNTVEWYAFLLKMVFTGITLSFGGSGGILTPIFFIGSTAGVFFAEVFGLDIATFAAIGLVSVLSGATKSPIASSIMSIEIFGPHIGPYAAIACIISFIISGPRSVYPSQVFSLKKFI, encoded by the coding sequence ATGGCATTTGAGTTTAAAGAGGAAAGCATAATACAGCAAGAGACTGATCTGTTCATCGGAGTATTAAAATGGATATTATATGCAGCGTTCATCGGAATAATGGTGGGCGTATCGACAACTATATTCCTAAAAGCTCTGGGATGGAGCACCCAGTACACTCATCAATATAATTATTATTTCTTACTATTGCCACTGGCTTTTTTTTCGAGCTCATGGCTTATAAAAAAACTGGCGTCTGAGGCGGAAGGCCACGGAACCGATAAGGTCATCGAGGCCGTGCACCTTCGCTCCGGGAAAATAAACCCGATGGTAATTCCCGTGAAACTGGTCGCGACAGTCCTCACGATAGCTTTCGGCGGGTCTGCGGGTAAGGAAGGGCCGTGCGCTCAGATCGGCGCAGGACTGTCTTCACTGTTCGCGGACATCTTCAAGTTCAGCGACGAGGACCGTAAAAAATTCGTCATATGCGGCATAAGCGCAGGTTTTTCATCCGTTTTCGGGACTCCGATAGCAGGCGCGATATTCGGCGTCGAGGTGCTTTTCGTAGGGAACCTGCTATACGGGGTACTGTTACCTTCTTTTATCGCGGGCATGGTAAGCTTCTATGTTACCACGCTGCTAGGGATCACTTATTTGTACAGCCCCCTTCCTTTTGTGCCGGACCTGAGCGAGATGTTCCTGTTGAAAGTTATCGTTTCAGGCGTGTTCTTCGGCATCTGCTCGCTCGTTCTCATCGAGTGTATGAACTATTTTAAAAAGCTGTCAGGAAAAATAAATGCCAGCGAGCATGTGAAGGCTCTGGTGGGCGGTTTCTCGCTTGTGGTGCTGGCACTGATATTCTCCCCGATGTACCTCGGGCTTGGAATGGATACCGTCGAATCGACAGTACAGGGAAACACTGTCGAATGGTATGCCTTCCTCCTTAAGATGGTGTTTACCGGCATAACATTGAGCTTTGGCGGCAGCGGCGGCATACTGACGCCAATATTTTTCATAGGGTCGACAGCAGGCGTATTCTTTGCGGAGGTATTCGGGCTTGACATTGCCACGTTCGCGGCGATAGGGCTGGTCAGCGTGCTCTCCGGCGCGACAAAATCCCCGATCGCATCGAGCATCATGTCGATAGAGATTTTCGGTCCGCATATAGGGCCATACGCAGCCATCGCATGCATAATAAGCTTCATTATAAGCGGTCCCAGGAGCGTCTATCCATCACAGGTATTTTCCCTTAAAAAATTCATCTGA
- a CDS encoding CcdC protein domain-containing protein: protein MLLIEYSGIFTNITAGGAQDYQMPSSFILLIVGIVLLLQLRERKLRLQKFILLPLFMIPLTLMVSLNDILGGWLNIIILMFGLAIGSGLGYAISKFMKVRSDDNGNILVKGSLIGTAVWMGILIVKMYGKDLLKGSHLLDTGLLISFFLMVSLGTILVRRYYLYVRYKELKSAGK, encoded by the coding sequence ATGTTACTTATCGAATATTCCGGGATATTCACTAATATCACTGCCGGCGGAGCACAGGACTACCAGATGCCATCATCCTTTATCCTGCTGATAGTAGGGATAGTTTTATTGTTACAGTTAAGAGAACGAAAGTTAAGATTACAGAAATTTATTTTACTGCCCTTATTCATGATCCCGTTAACGCTGATGGTCTCCTTAAACGACATCCTGGGCGGATGGCTCAATATCATCATACTAATGTTCGGGCTTGCAATAGGAAGCGGTTTAGGGTATGCGATCTCAAAGTTCATGAAGGTGAGATCGGATGACAACGGCAATATCCTGGTAAAAGGATCGCTGATCGGGACCGCTGTCTGGATGGGTATCCTGATCGTCAAGATGTATGGGAAAGACCTGCTGAAAGGTTCTCACCTGCTTGACACGGGTCTCCTTATTTCGTTCTTTCTAATGGTATCACTGGGCACTATTCTTGTCAGGCGATATTATCTCTACGTAAGATACAAAGAGCTTAAGAGTGCCGGAAAGTAG
- a CDS encoding HesA/MoeB/ThiF family protein, translated as MQAGELSGKEIKRYDRQIIMRGFGEEGQKKLKNTKVFVAGCGGLGSPIAEYMAVAGFGNIVIADMDTVDLSNLNRQILHWEKDVGVSKVVSGHEKLTQMNRDINIEAFNGRIDENNVYDLTRDCDIIMDAMDNFETRYLLNRASIEHDIPLIYASVWGMEGRLTTIIPGSTPCIECIFPKAPPNEIFPILGATAGVIGALQVTEAVKVILGIGEPLAGRLLVYDGEYMEFHELKICKNPVCPVCGKK; from the coding sequence ATGCAGGCCGGGGAATTATCAGGTAAAGAGATAAAGAGATATGACCGCCAGATCATCATGAGAGGATTCGGCGAAGAAGGGCAAAAAAAGCTTAAAAATACAAAAGTATTCGTGGCCGGATGCGGTGGCCTGGGCAGCCCCATAGCCGAATACATGGCCGTCGCAGGGTTCGGCAATATCGTCATAGCGGACATGGACACCGTGGATCTCTCAAACCTTAACAGGCAGATACTGCACTGGGAGAAAGATGTAGGGGTCTCTAAAGTCGTTAGCGGGCATGAGAAGCTCACACAGATGAACAGGGATATAAATATCGAGGCCTTTAACGGCAGGATCGATGAGAATAATGTCTACGACCTTACCCGGGACTGCGATATAATAATGGACGCCATGGATAATTTTGAGACAAGGTATCTCCTGAACAGGGCGTCCATAGAGCACGACATACCTTTGATATACGCCTCCGTATGGGGCATGGAAGGCAGGCTGACGACGATCATACCCGGCAGCACCCCCTGTATTGAATGTATTTTTCCGAAAGCCCCGCCGAACGAGATCTTTCCGATACTTGGCGCCACCGCGGGCGTGATAGGCGCACTGCAGGTGACAGAGGCGGTAAAGGTCATTCTCGGCATCGGTGAACCGCTGGCGGGAAGGCTGCTCGTGTATGACGGGGAATACATGGAATTCCATGAACTAAAGATCTGTAAGAACCCCGTCTGTCCCGTATGCGGTAAAAAGTAA
- a CDS encoding UbiD family decarboxylase: MGFREFIEKLKKDGELLEITKPVSPIFEAPKMAFQDKRPILFQDCMGRRAAMNVMNSRESFAKALGVTPENIINKLSGTSFDGEVKHVDNSPMFEVRSKANLSKLPIMKHFKKDGGAYITAGIVVSKYKDNVNASIHRLMVVNDTTLAARLVPPRHTYVMHREAAKHNEPLQVGIVIGVDPVTVFAASTRVPEGKEWEYASSLKGEPVELVTLDNGVEVPHGEIVLEGSIDPVEKVKEGPFVDITGSYDHIRPEPIINLTNMYTRKDPIYHGILPGGSEHKLLMGVPYEPLIYKAVGGVTKVRNVVLTEGGCCYLHAIVQIEKQTEGDGKNAIMAAFAAHTSLKHVVVVDSDINIFDPMDVEYALATRVKADRDVMIISNVRGSSLDPVSEDNVTSKMGIDATKPLKASEKFERAKI; this comes from the coding sequence TTGGGTTTTAGAGAATTCATCGAAAAATTAAAGAAAGATGGCGAACTCCTGGAGATCACGAAGCCCGTGTCGCCCATTTTTGAGGCGCCGAAAATGGCTTTTCAGGATAAGCGCCCGATACTGTTCCAGGACTGTATGGGCCGCAGGGCTGCAATGAACGTTATGAACTCCAGGGAGTCATTTGCTAAAGCCCTGGGCGTAACCCCGGAAAATATCATCAATAAGCTCTCAGGAACTTCTTTTGATGGCGAGGTAAAACATGTCGATAATTCGCCGATGTTCGAGGTCAGGTCAAAGGCAAACCTGTCAAAACTGCCCATAATGAAGCATTTTAAAAAGGACGGCGGGGCCTATATCACGGCGGGCATAGTCGTATCGAAGTATAAGGATAATGTCAACGCTTCGATTCACCGGCTCATGGTCGTTAACGATACCACTCTGGCAGCCAGGCTGGTACCGCCCAGGCACACATATGTGATGCACAGGGAGGCGGCAAAGCATAACGAGCCTCTTCAGGTGGGTATTGTCATAGGCGTCGACCCTGTTACCGTGTTCGCGGCGTCCACAAGAGTCCCGGAAGGAAAGGAGTGGGAATATGCGTCCTCCCTGAAGGGAGAGCCCGTCGAGCTGGTCACCCTTGATAACGGCGTTGAAGTGCCGCACGGAGAGATAGTTCTGGAGGGCAGCATCGATCCGGTAGAGAAGGTTAAAGAAGGGCCGTTCGTAGACATTACCGGCTCATACGACCATATCCGGCCGGAGCCGATAATTAATCTGACAAACATGTATACCAGAAAGGACCCGATATATCACGGAATACTCCCGGGCGGCAGCGAGCATAAGCTTTTAATGGGTGTCCCGTACGAGCCGTTAATATATAAGGCGGTCGGTGGCGTGACCAAGGTCAGGAACGTGGTACTCACAGAAGGGGGCTGCTGCTACCTTCATGCTATAGTCCAGATAGAGAAGCAGACCGAAGGGGATGGAAAGAACGCCATCATGGCAGCATTCGCGGCGCATACGAGCTTAAAGCACGTCGTGGTCGTTGATTCCGACATTAACATCTTCGACCCGATGGATGTGGAATACGCCCTGGCCACAAGGGTAAAAGCCGACAGGGACGTTATGATAATATCCAATGTCCGGGGAAGTTCGCTGGATCCCGTATCGGAAGATAACGTGACTTCAAAAATGGGTATAGATGCTACGAAGCCATTAAAGGCCAGTGAAAAGTTTGAGCGGGCTAAGATCTAA
- a CDS encoding DUF2551 domain-containing protein, with amino-acid sequence MVTLNSSEDEMVLGRIKEYLSRDKDGRRRAVLSMFLVGGPYETRDIDEKLREQNFDVKNKGTPAMVGLMGSKTGILSVDVTGDHNMYSIKEKYKHLVKEALEDTQ; translated from the coding sequence GTGGTGACTCTGAATAGCTCTGAAGACGAAATGGTACTGGGCCGTATCAAAGAATACTTAAGCAGGGATAAGGACGGGCGCAGACGGGCAGTTCTTTCTATGTTCCTGGTGGGCGGACCGTACGAGACCAGGGACATCGATGAAAAGCTCAGGGAACAGAACTTTGACGTTAAGAACAAAGGCACGCCGGCCATGGTCGGCCTGATGGGGTCCAAGACCGGTATTTTGAGCGTTGATGTCACCGGCGACCATAACATGTATTCCATAAAGGAAAAATACAAGCACCTCGTCAAAGAGGCGCTGGAAGACACACAGTAA
- a CDS encoding radical SAM protein, with translation MNKLEEDGTGSAHTKLCEGCRLCHQGAKMVLFITGICSRDCFYCPLSEERKGKDVVYANEKVVRSDADVIAEARQMDALGTGITGGEPLIRLDRTIHYIRLLKNAFGKQHHIHLYTSTAPDIDVLEKLKNAGLDEIRFHPPEDEWDDFRNTRYYASLKAAKEAGMDAGIEIPAIKSVPEIEKAVKDVGGFLNLNELEFSDTNCDAMRARGYELRDDISNAVRGSEQTGYEIVLNTIANTRYCSSRFKDAIQLRERLKRIARNVARPFDEISDDGTIIYGEITGNIAAALKLIMEVEVPSGMYEYNEDTGRIEIAWWILEDIAEDLGGGIERSIVERYPFENGLVVERIPL, from the coding sequence ATAAACAAGCTGGAAGAGGACGGCACCGGCTCAGCCCATACAAAACTATGCGAAGGCTGCCGTTTATGCCATCAGGGCGCAAAAATGGTACTTTTTATTACCGGAATATGCAGCAGGGATTGTTTTTATTGTCCGCTCTCCGAGGAAAGAAAAGGTAAAGATGTAGTTTATGCCAACGAAAAGGTTGTGAGATCTGACGCCGATGTTATCGCCGAGGCCAGGCAGATGGATGCGCTGGGGACCGGGATAACTGGCGGCGAGCCTCTTATCAGGCTTGACAGGACTATTCATTATATCCGCCTCTTAAAAAACGCTTTCGGCAAGCAGCATCATATTCATCTTTATACGAGCACGGCTCCGGACATAGATGTTCTGGAGAAGCTTAAAAATGCGGGGCTGGATGAGATCCGTTTCCATCCACCTGAAGATGAATGGGATGACTTCCGGAACACGAGATATTATGCATCTTTAAAGGCCGCAAAAGAGGCCGGAATGGACGCAGGTATCGAGATACCTGCCATAAAGAGCGTTCCCGAGATCGAAAAAGCAGTAAAGGATGTTGGCGGGTTCCTTAACCTTAATGAGCTGGAATTTTCGGACACTAACTGCGATGCGATGAGGGCAAGGGGATATGAGCTAAGGGATGATATATCTAATGCCGTCAGGGGCAGTGAACAGACAGGATACGAGATAGTTTTAAATACCATAGCAAATACTAGGTATTGTTCCTCTCGCTTTAAAGACGCCATCCAGCTTCGTGAAAGGCTAAAACGGATAGCGCGTAATGTTGCAAGGCCGTTTGATGAAATCAGCGATGACGGAACTATAATATACGGAGAAATAACCGGAAATATCGCTGCAGCGCTGAAATTAATAATGGAAGTTGAAGTTCCATCCGGCATGTACGAGTATAATGAAGACACCGGCAGGATCGAGATCGCCTGGTGGATATTAGAGGATATCGCGGAAGATCTGGGCGGCGGGATAGAAAGATCGATCGTTGAGCGGTATCCGTTCGAGAATGGACTGGTCGTGGAGAGAATACCTTTATGA
- a CDS encoding DUF5817 domain-containing protein, whose translation MHRYAVVVCPQCRNPFIIETGPKTISCRNCNKKHETSKLRVFFTTDDLKEAQTARGGINASMSGDTAAFDEIKASGALSGVSAGNIPEDIHDERFLEDKRKVDEIMKLEARKTKKAGQQTVLKDTFEELSLRGDVSVEEYWNKVSFHNISREKFEEWVEKMIQSGMAFSPKYGYLRKS comes from the coding sequence ATGCACAGATATGCCGTAGTAGTTTGTCCGCAATGCAGGAACCCCTTCATAATCGAGACGGGGCCGAAGACGATCTCATGCAGGAACTGTAATAAAAAGCATGAGACTTCGAAGCTGAGGGTATTCTTTACTACGGACGATCTTAAAGAAGCCCAGACAGCCAGGGGTGGCATAAACGCCAGTATGTCGGGAGATACGGCCGCATTCGATGAGATCAAGGCCAGTGGTGCGCTGTCCGGTGTTTCAGCCGGGAACATCCCGGAAGATATTCATGATGAGCGGTTTCTGGAAGATAAACGTAAAGTCGACGAAATTATGAAACTGGAAGCCAGAAAGACGAAAAAGGCCGGACAGCAGACAGTGCTTAAAGATACTTTCGAAGAGCTTTCGCTAAGAGGCGATGTGTCCGTCGAAGAGTACTGGAACAAGGTATCTTTTCATAATATATCCAGGGAAAAATTTGAAGAATGGGTAGAGAAGATGATACAGTCCGGAATGGCATTTTCGCCTAAATACGGATACCTGAGAAAATCATAA
- a CDS encoding HD domain-containing protein, giving the protein MSPIRDPIHGYIEISPYIEELLDTRTMQRLRNVKQLGWTNLVYPGANHTRFEHSLGTYYLASKVSAELSREERMEIEIAALLHDIGHGPYSHDSEDIIEFYTRRKHMDVKFLLEKEEISTILDKYGISASAISSHIMGKTKIGQIVNGTLDVDRMDYLIRDSYYTGVAYGMVDYSHLLRNFKFHDDNIVLFHRGLKSAESLLMSRFLMYPSVYNHHVGRIAGAMFVNALDVAIQENDLDPTHLQLIDDYELNVLMRGYNKYSSEMIDRLNNRNLFKRAIYVGFDLVDKSIVKYAKAHKEIESEIARLAGIDSGYVLVDIPKVPEFKEKNVKVLMENEQLKYVDNVSELVRIIEQSYASDWRMGVYTLPEHREKVAGIARDYFNVEKVAKQAKLEVA; this is encoded by the coding sequence ATGAGCCCCATAAGAGACCCCATTCACGGTTATATAGAGATCAGCCCTTATATCGAAGAGCTGCTGGATACAAGAACTATGCAGAGGCTCAGGAACGTGAAGCAGCTGGGCTGGACCAACCTTGTTTATCCCGGGGCGAATCATACAAGGTTCGAGCATTCGCTGGGCACATATTATCTCGCGAGCAAGGTCTCGGCAGAGCTTTCCCGGGAAGAGCGCATGGAGATCGAGATCGCGGCTCTTTTGCACGACATCGGCCACGGTCCGTATTCACATGATTCCGAGGACATCATCGAGTTTTATACGAGAAGGAAACACATGGACGTAAAGTTCCTTCTTGAAAAAGAGGAGATCTCCACAATACTTGATAAATACGGCATATCGGCTTCAGCTATTTCCAGCCATATAATGGGAAAGACGAAAATAGGGCAGATAGTGAATGGAACGCTGGATGTAGACCGGATGGATTACCTTATACGCGACTCATACTACACCGGCGTCGCATACGGGATGGTCGATTATTCTCATCTTTTACGTAACTTCAAGTTCCACGACGATAATATCGTGCTTTTCCACAGGGGACTAAAATCCGCGGAATCGCTCCTTATGTCAAGGTTCCTGATGTACCCTTCAGTCTATAACCATCATGTCGGCCGAATAGCCGGTGCGATGTTCGTGAACGCCCTTGACGTGGCGATCCAGGAGAACGATCTTGACCCGACGCACCTGCAGTTAATAGATGATTACGAACTGAACGTCCTGATGAGGGGTTACAACAAGTACTCTTCCGAGATGATCGACCGGCTTAATAACAGGAACCTTTTCAAGAGGGCCATCTACGTGGGCTTTGACCTTGTCGATAAAAGCATTGTAAAATATGCCAAAGCGCATAAGGAGATCGAGAGCGAGATAGCCAGGCTTGCCGGTATCGACAGCGGCTATGTGCTCGTCGACATACCTAAGGTGCCGGAGTTCAAAGAGAAGAACGTGAAAGTCCTGATGGAAAACGAACAGCTGAAATACGTGGACAACGTATCCGAACTCGTCAGGATAATAGAGCAGTCTTATGCCAGTGACTGGCGTATGGGCGTATACACGCTACCTGAGCATCGCGAGAAAGTGGCCGGTATCGCCAGAGATTATTTCAACGTGGAAAAAGTGGCAAAACAGGCAAAGCTAGAGGTCGCATAA
- the cofD gene encoding 2-phospho-L-lactate transferase, producing MFSVLSGGTGTPKLLRGFEDSEDLNVIVNTAEDIWVSGNMVSPDVDSVIYTLAGIIDDGKWWGIKGDTFHTHEALKAIGHYEELMIGDRDRATQIRRAELIRNGNTLTEATMELCSSYKIRSRVLPMSEYDITSVISTTEGDMHFQDFWVTCRGEPEVTEARLFGTLKPTDEVMEALNASENIIIGPSNPITSIGPILALEGVADALKIKFVVAVSPFIGDKPVSGPAAKLMKAKGLEASTRGVAEFYKDVVDVFIMDERDNTDLSMYDFEVDRFDTLMTGKEKSKALADFVLSKCV from the coding sequence ATGTTTTCAGTTTTATCAGGCGGTACTGGTACTCCGAAATTACTCCGGGGTTTTGAGGATAGCGAGGATCTGAACGTTATTGTGAACACGGCCGAGGACATATGGGTCTCCGGCAATATGGTAAGCCCCGACGTTGACTCGGTCATATACACCCTGGCAGGCATCATAGATGACGGTAAATGGTGGGGAATAAAGGGAGACACGTTCCACACCCATGAGGCATTAAAAGCGATAGGCCATTATGAGGAGCTGATGATAGGGGACAGGGACAGGGCGACGCAGATACGCCGCGCCGAGCTGATAAGGAACGGCAATACCCTGACCGAGGCCACAATGGAGCTTTGCAGCTCCTATAAGATAAGATCGAGAGTCCTTCCGATGAGCGAATATGATATCACTTCGGTCATAAGCACCACTGAAGGCGATATGCACTTCCAGGACTTCTGGGTGACCTGCCGCGGAGAGCCGGAAGTGACAGAAGCCAGGCTCTTCGGAACCCTGAAACCTACGGACGAGGTGATGGAAGCGTTGAACGCCTCCGAGAATATTATCATAGGCCCGAGTAACCCTATAACGAGCATAGGCCCGATACTCGCGCTGGAAGGAGTGGCTGATGCCTTGAAGATAAAGTTCGTAGTCGCTGTAAGCCCGTTCATCGGGGATAAGCCTGTCAGCGGGCCTGCCGCGAAGCTCATGAAAGCTAAAGGCCTTGAGGCATCGACCAGAGGCGTCGCCGAGTTCTATAAGGATGTCGTCGACGTGTTCATAATGGATGAAAGGGATAACACCGACTTATCGATGTATGACTTCGAGGTTGACAGGTTCGACACCCTGATGACGGGCAAGGAAAAAAGCAAGGCTCTGGCAGATTTCGTCTTAAGCAAATGTGTGTGA
- a CDS encoding UbiX family flavin prenyltransferase, translating to MQKRIVIAMTGASGVQYGIRLVEVLQGKAETHLVMSKHAKELIEFESDIKVEDLIKMASYHYDEEDFMAPIASGSYKFDAVVIVPCTMKTLSAIATGYAETLIARTADVALKEGRKLVLVPREMPLNLIHLENMVKVKQAGGSIMPACPGFYNRPKTIDDLIDNVVGRILDQIGIENDIFERWGEPKKRRSSPKSSSKKK from the coding sequence ATGCAAAAAAGAATAGTTATCGCAATGACGGGCGCAAGCGGCGTGCAGTATGGCATCAGGCTTGTGGAGGTCTTACAGGGAAAGGCCGAGACCCATCTTGTCATGTCAAAGCACGCTAAAGAGCTTATCGAGTTCGAATCTGACATTAAGGTCGAAGACCTGATAAAAATGGCTTCCTATCATTATGATGAAGAAGATTTTATGGCACCCATAGCCAGCGGCTCGTACAAGTTTGACGCGGTGGTGATAGTCCCGTGCACCATGAAAACTTTATCCGCGATCGCCACAGGGTATGCGGAGACGCTTATAGCCAGGACTGCCGATGTCGCCTTAAAGGAGGGCAGAAAGCTTGTGCTGGTGCCTCGTGAGATGCCGCTGAACCTTATCCACCTTGAGAACATGGTAAAAGTGAAACAGGCGGGCGGCTCGATAATGCCGGCATGTCCGGGATTTTATAACAGGCCGAAGACCATAGACGATCTTATAGATAACGTCGTGGGAAGAATACTCGACCAGATAGGCATCGAGAACGACATTTTTGAAAGATGGGGAGAACCGAAAAAGAGAAGGTCGTCTCCAAAAAGCTCATCTAAAAAGAAATGA